A region of Salvelinus sp. IW2-2015 unplaced genomic scaffold, ASM291031v2 Un_scaffold16629, whole genome shotgun sequence DNA encodes the following proteins:
- the LOC111980138 gene encoding LOW QUALITY PROTEIN: histone-lysine N-methyltransferase SETD1A (The sequence of the model RefSeq protein was modified relative to this genomic sequence to represent the inferred CDS: inserted 11 bases in 8 codons; deleted 3 bases in 3 codons; substituted 4 bases at 4 genomic stop codons) yields the protein MDPDSEPDTQRALSLQWKSYKLVQDPAIRRVNNKIYRYDGVHFSVPDSGFPPVGDLRDPRPRRIWSRHTEMALPVPKFKLDEFYVGPIPLKEVTFARLNDNIKEPFLAEMCAKFGEVEEMEILFHPKTRKHLGLARVLFTSTRGAKDTVKHLHNTSVMGNIIHAQLDIKGQQRQKYYDLIVSGSYTPQTVPTGGKALTERFQLPAPTQPDTSSDIRRRLSSEIAGLAVGLAAGVPALTPGSTTPCSVDTGFSEQRLDTTPSSMGGPYTPGSSASSQGGGTPYTPRSVSQDSGYAVARQVGYSAGPLTSGYPPQDMLPSSSCSSSTVSSSVGXYKAPRYSEDPHAPPQDPYQRCRPTYPPTGPFRPNEPPLYPTYPNXGGAGQHMAHHPAMPPPPXAPQYEQPXXADRDRERDRERDRDSGGRYGAGGIGSRRSSYQDANSSSHYSHHSEXEXGERGYRRDSLGSREHGRHRNHHSHNHSSSSSSSSSSSRRRSSHDRDSRERDRDSDYSNSSDPRFNSNSHRSSSNSLSPPPSAYPSYSSSKDQPPPHNPSVSSRLEPSSVYRAQPSGAGSGERGSVSDKDPRSHHTPLPPPPPPPLPPASVIAAAVAETLSTLDFGQESPVREETWTKPKARATHPPPPPQHPSTPPSSPPHSSIASSSTSPSSXSLPHHLPSSTSLSPPPQRDSXLPEPDSTNESLPFVYHSSSLDSRIEMLLKEQKXKFSFLPSDEDEEADRKEERQREKXAQAGEGGAAGEGRSNKQREQDGEKDRRRRQGGDGGQQRRKGERDESGRRGRRQRTGEEGRKSPTVVAQATPXSSTFSPRVPTTDDHTSLHGTGPLQEETAQPEPIDPRTRQGAQTPPYNGKSQPHSSGEDMEISDEDEEHXPYSSDTHHATPSSVSSPSSSQAPCPPRQXPLCLPSDPTQHFGTSMPAPPIPSYPLTLPGFSLQPPPPPCIPPPLGHMELHSEYPPPMPPHMYDYASSMELMNQYSGGAPMSFQMQTQMLSRLHQLRMSSNGTAAPGDAPPSDYYHSMPPPPHTHHPYMDQEGGGYEQDQHYMPPHMPYAYPGPSQMPHHHAIPPPHTGWAPHVLPEHYAYHTPPPYGTMPPVGGEAQYGAEGDPQMPLLTENPHEATVQLVLATLIQEMKSIMQRDLNRKMVENIAFGTFDEWWERKETKAKPFQTMVRGVAAVRDEDKKEENKASSKPREPLMSLVDWAKSGGMEGFSLRGALRLPSFKVKRKEPLELAEGGEMKRPKTPQKDDDEDLYHDKGLEEEMQMGRATGLRGQQAEEEEGREVGNLGTWTAKEKRLLTRKESRPAVDWTPWMSLRWTAQLDTEKGMTEKSLQLLFQKTTQREIKAESKKTVSFSLRGERLQNPTFQREGNALSPSTVLTVPSPVRPEDSIKSPVPLVSPPITPTKSPNKQGLPNLSVGVSHRADTPPATTPPWSRWPRGGPPPVTKGRGRDAPGLSACRPPPSPLLPTPQKEEGGGLQRLRLSSSWSIQPATTGSAPTADMCLKLDQTRRSEETETSDEAEEQKVEEEMLLXQKPLPSVNGPTGCLALQEHNYSKPPMRILPHPAQKRSVSKQETGCSSLQTSNHHSISGVLEAPEESXGTPALXGQHQAECLSGMGLLCEDREHGKASVLTPLTPSAKRKGMVARQGTGGDGGKQRTRRGGGKIRKIWSQQKTKKQKEHQTKKQKRKLEEVDLEEDVDVEQLEPGELSNTEDEEEEEWDDVRKSERLFLQEAGLTSSQRWPKPIPAPEPVTFDQRSEFEQMTILYDIWNSGLDMEDMTLLKTTYEKLLQDDHSTDWLNDTHWVHHTVTNIPNPRRKKKSADGQLREHVTGCARSEGYYAISRKEKDVYLDLELPEQALLEAADYDASGSNRLLSERRSEQRRLLSAIGIPAVMDSDLLKLNQLKFRKKKLRFGRSRIHEWGLFTMEPIAADEMVIEYVGQNIRQMVADNREKRYAQQGIGSSYLFRVDHDTIIDATKLGNLARFINHCCTPNCYAKVITIESQKKIVIYSKQAIGMNEEITYDYKFPLEENKIPCLCGTENCRGTLN from the exons CGCCTCAATGACAACATCAAGGAACCCTTCCTYGCTGAGATGTGCGCAAAGtttggagaggtggaggagatggagataTTGTTTCACCCCAAGACCCGTAAGCACCTGGGCCTGGCCCGCGTGCTCTTCACCAGCACCAGGGGGGCGAAGGACACGGTCAAACACCTGCACAACACCTCCGTCATGGGMAACATCATTCACGCTCAGCTGGACATCAAAG GCCAGCAGAGGCAGAAGTATTATGACCTGATAGTGAGTGGCTCCTACACGCCCCAGACTGTGCCCACAGGAGGCAAGGCCCTGACAGAGCGGTTCCAGCTCCCAGCGCCAACACAGCCAGACACG tcGTCAGATATCAGGCGGAGACTGTCCTCTGAGATAGCTGGCCTGGCTGTGGGCTTGGCTGCAGGGGTACCGGCTCTCACCCCTGGGAGCACCACCCCCTGCTCTGTGGACACAGGCTTCAGTGAGCAGCGTCTAGACACGACCCCCTCCTCRATGGGGGGGCCCTACACCCCAGGCTCCTCCGCTTCCTCGCAGGGAGGAGGAACGCCCTACACCCCTCGCTCTGTCTCACAGGACTCGGGCTACGCTGTTGCCAG ACAAGTTGGATACAGTGCTGGCCCATTGACCAGTGGCTACCCTCCCCAGGACatgcttccctcctcctcctgctcctcctctaccGTCTCCTCCTCAGTRGGGYCATACAAAGCTCCCCGGTACTCGGAGGACCCCCATGCACCRCCTCAAGACCCCTACCAAAGGTGTCGCCCCACATACCCCCCTACCGGCCCTTTCCGTCCTAACGAGCCCCCGCTCTACCCCACATACCCAAACYCTGGAGGGGCTGGACAGCACATGGCACACCACCCTGCAATGCCTCCCCCACCTCRTGCACCCCAGTACGAGCAGCCTRCTRTGGCAGaccgggacagagagagggacagagagcgggACAGGGACTCAGGAGGGCGGTACGGTGCCGGTGGGATTGGCTCTAGAAGGTCATCTTACCAGGATGCCAACTCTTCCTCACATTATTCGCACCACTCGGAgtgagagtgaggggagaggggcTACAGACGGGACAGCCTGGGCTCCAGAGAACACGGCAGACACCGTAACCACCACTCACACAatcacagcagcagtagtagtagtagtagtagcagcagccgGCGACGGAGCAGCCACGACCGAGACagcagggagagggacagagacagcgaCTACTCAAACAGCTCCGACCCCAGATTCAACTCCAACTCCCACCGCTCCTCCTCCAACAGCCTGTCCCCGCCTCCATCTGCCTACCCCTCCTACTCTTCCTCCAAAGACCAACCCCCTCCCCACaacccctctgtctcctcccgCCTAGAGCCCTCCTCAGTGTATCGTGCCCAGCCTAGTGGTGCTGGTTCTGGGGAGAGGGGGTCTGTGTCTGACAAGGACCCCCGATCCCACCACACCCCTCTGCcgccccctccaccacctcccctcccccctgcCTCTGTGATAGCGGCGGCTGTAGCAGAGACGCTCAGCACTCTTGACTTTGGCCAGGAGAGCCCAGTCAGAGAGGAGACGTGGACCAAGCCCAAAGCGCGCGCA ACGcacccacctccccctcctcagcatccctccacccctccctcttctccacccCACTCCTCCATCGCTTCCTCCTCCACTtcaccctcct actccctcccacatcatctcccctcctccacttccctctccccacccccccaGCGAGACT TTCTCCCGGAGCCAGATTCCACCAATGAGAGCCTGCCATTTGTCTACCACAGCAGCAGCTTAGACTCTCGTATTGAGATGCTCCTGAAAGAGCAGA CTAAGTTCTCCTTCCTGCCCTCCGATGAAGATGAGGAAGCGGACAGGAAggaagaaaggcagagagaga gtgcgcaggcaggagagggaggagcagcAGGCGAGGGCAGGAGCAATAAGCAGAGGGAGCAGGATGGGGAGAAAGACAGGCGGAGGAgacaaggaggagatggaggccagcagaggaggaaaggagagagggatgagagcggCCGTagagggaggaggcagagaacgggggaagaggggaggaagagtcCCACTGTAGTAGCACAagctaccc cctcctccaccttctctcccCGCGTCCCCACCACAGATGACCATACTAGTCTCCATGGAACAGGACCTCTGCAGGAGGAGACAGCCCAACCTGAGCCTATTGATCCAAGGACCAGACAAGGGGCACAGACACCCCCCTACAACGGAAAGAGTCAG CCTCATTCCTCTGGGGAAGACATGGAGATCTCCGACGAGGATGAAGAACA ACCATACAGCAGTGACACCCACCACGCCACTCCTTCCTccgtctcttctccttcttcatcCCAGGCCCCCTGCCCTCCCAGACA acccctctgcctcccctctGACCCCACACAGCACTTTGGCACGTCCATGCCTGCTCCACCCATCCCCTCTTACCCCCTCACCCTCCCAGGCTTTTCCCTgcagccccctccacccccctgcATCCCCCCACCGCTGGGCCACATGGAGCTGCACTCTGAGTACCCTCCTCCCATGCCCCCACACATGTATGACTATGCCAGCAGTATGGAGCTGATGAACCAGTACAGTGGCGGAGCCCCCATGTCCTTCCAGATGCAGACCCAGATGCTGAGTCGGCTGCACCAGCTAAGGATGTCCTCTAATGGCACCGCTGCCCCTGGCGACGCCCCCCCTTCAGACTACTACCACTCCatgccccctcccccacacacccaccacccctACATGGACCAAGAAGGGGGTGGCTATGAGCAGGACCAGCACTACATGCCCCCCCACATGCCCTACGCCTACCCTGGCCCCTCTCAGATGCCCCACCACCACGCCATCCCCCCTCCACACACGGGCTGGGCCCCGCATGTCTTACCCGAACACTACGCATACCACACccctccgccctatgggactatgCCTCCTGTGGGGGGYGAGGCCCAGTACGGGGCGGAGGGGGACCCCCAAATGCCCCTGCTAACAGAGAACCCCCACGAGGCCACAGTGCAGCTGGTGCTGGCCACCCTCATCCAGGAGATGAAGAGCATCATGCAGAGGGACCTCAACCGCAAGATGGTGGAGAACATCGCCTTTGGAACCTTTGACGAGTGGTGGGAGCGCAAGGAGACCAAAGCCAAG CCGTTCCAGACCATGGTTCGGGGTGTGGCTGCAGTGAGGGACGAGGACAAGAAGGAGGAGAACAAGGCCAGCAGCAAGCCCCGGGAGCCCCTCATGTCTCTGGTGGACTGGGCCAAGAGTGGAGGAATGGAAGGCTTCTCACTGAGAGGGGCGCTACGACTTCCCTCATTCAAG GTGAAGAGGAAAGAACCTCTGGAGCTAGCAGAGGgt ggagagatgaagagacccAAGACACCCCAGAAGGATGACGACGAAG aCTTGTACCATGACAAGGGTCTAGAGGAAGAAATGCAGATGGGGAGGGCCACAGGGCTGAGAGGACAGCAGGcggaggaagaagaaggacgaGAAGTCGGAAACCTTGGGACCTGGACAGCGAAGGAGAAGAGACTTCTGACG aggaaggagagcaggCCGGCAGTGGACTGGACACCATGGATGAGTCTACGATGGACAGCACAGCTTGACACAGAGAAGGGGATGACCG AGAAAAGTCTGCAGCTGCTGTTTCAAAAGACCACTCAGCGCGAGATCAAAGCTG AAAGCAAGAAGACCGTCTCGTTCTCTCTCCGGGGAGAGCGACTACAAAACCCCACCTTCCAACG CGAAGGCaatgccctctctccctccactgttCTCACTGTTCCCTCGCCTGTACGCCCCGAAGACTCAATAAAGAGCCCTGTCCCTCTGGTGTCCCCCCCAATCACCCCCACCAAGTCCCCCAACAAACAGGGCCTCCCAAATCTCAGTGTGGGTGTGTCGCACCGTGCAGACACTCCCCCTGCGACCACGCCTCCATGGTCAAGATGGCCTCGAGGAGGCCCGCCCCCTGTCACAAAAGGCCGGGGCAGGGACGCCCCAGGACTGTCAGCCTGTcgacccccaccctcccccctccttccaaCACctcagaaggaggagggggggggactgCAGAGGCTGAGACTCAGTAGCAGCTGGAGCATCCAGCCTGCTACAACTGGCTCGGCCCCCACGGCTGATATGTGCCTGAAGCTGGACCAGACGCGGAGATCAGAGGAGACCGAGACGTCAGACGAGGCAGAGGAGCAGAAAGTGGAGGAGGAGATGCTTCT CCAAAAGCCGCTCCCCTCGGTTAATGGACCCACAGGCTGTCTAGCCCTGCAGGAACACAACTATTCCAAGCCCCCTATGCGCATCCTCCCCCATCCTGCCCAAAAGAGGAGTGTCTCCAAACAGGAGACTGGGTGCTCCTCCCTGCAGACTTCTAACCATCAC AGCATCTCTGGGGTGCTGGAAGCTCCTGAGGAGTCATAGGGAACCCCTGCCCTCTAGGGACAACACCAGGCTGAGTGTCTGTCTGGCATGGGGCTGCTGTGTGAGGATAGAGAACATGGCAAGGCCTCTGTGCTGACACCTCTCACCCCATCAGCCAAGAGGAAGGGAATGGTGGCGAGACAGGGAACTGGAGGAGATGGGGGAAAGCAGAGaacaagaagaggaggaggaaagataaGGAAAATCTGGAGTCAGCAAAAAACGAAAAAGCAGAAGGAACATCAGACCAAGAAACAGAAGAGGAAACTAGAG GAGGTGGACCTGGAGGAGGATGTGGACGTGGAGCAGCTGGAGCCGGGTGAGCTGTCTAACACAGAggacgaggaagaggaagagtgggACGATGTGAGGAAGAGCGAGCGCCTCTTCCTCCAGGAGGCCGGGTTGACTTCGTCGCAGCGTTGGCCCAAGCCCATCCCTGCCCCGGAGCCCGTCACGTTTGACCAGCGCAGCGAGTTTGAGCAGATGACCATCCTGTATGACATCTGGAACTCTGGTCTAGACATGGAGGACATGACGCTGCTGAAGACGACCTACGAGAAGCTGCTGCAGGACGACCACAGCACCGACTGGCTCAACGACACACACTGGGTCCACCACACTG TTACCAACATCCCCAACCCGCGGCGTAAGAAGAAGAGTGCAGACGGGCAGCTGCGGGAGCACGTGACAGGCTGTGCCAGGAGCGAGGGCTACTACGCCATCAGCAGGAAGGAGAAGGATGTCTACCTGGATCTGGAACTGCCTGAGCAGGCCCTACTGGAGGCTGCCGACTACGACGCCTCT GGCTCAAACCGGCTGCTGTCAGAGAGACGGTCGGAGCAGCGCCGCCTCCTCAGTGCCATAGGCATCCCTGCAGTCATGGACTCTGACCTGCTCAAACTCAATCAGCTCAAG TTCCGTAAGAAGAAGCTTCGATTTGGCCGCAGTAGGATCCATGAATGGGGCCTGTTCACCATGGAACCCATTGCTGCTGACGAGATGGTCATTGAGTATGTGGGCCAGAATATCAGACAG ATGGTGGCTGACAACAGAGAGAAGCGTTATGCCCAGCAGGGCATTGGGAGCAGCTACCTGTTCAGAGTGGACCACGACACCATCATTGATGCTACCAAGTTAGGCAACCTGGCACGCTTCATCAACCACTGCTGCACT CCTAACTGCTATGCAAAGGTGATCACCATAGAATCCCAGAAGAAGATTGTGATCTACTCCAAGCAAGCCATTGGCATGAATGAAGAGATTACCTACGACTACAAGTTCCCTCTAGAGGAAAATAAAATTCCCTGTCTGTGTGGAACAGAGAACTGCCGTGGGACGCTCAACTAG